A genome region from Nicotiana tabacum cultivar K326 chromosome 13, ASM71507v2, whole genome shotgun sequence includes the following:
- the LOC107787119 gene encoding L-ascorbate oxidase-like precursor (The RefSeq protein has 12 substitutions compared to this genomic sequence): MVEHFHLGHLVNFLVLCLLILTAVSVEARVRHHKWEVKYEYKSPDCFKKLSISINGKTPGPTIVAQQGDTIVVEVKNSLLTENLAIHWHGIRQIGTPWADGTEGITQCPVVPGDTFVYKFVVDRPGTYLYHAHYGMQRQAGLQGMIKVLVPNGVVEPFPYDYDRNILLTDWYHKSTYEQATGLASLPFVWVGEPQSLLIHGRGRFNCSTPGTDVALCNATNPQCSPYSMIVIPGKTYRLRIGSLTALSALSFKIEGHNMTVVEADGYYVEPFVVQKLFLYSGETYSVLIKADQDPSRNYWASTKVVSRSSATPNGLGIINYYPNHPRRAPPTIPPAGPHWNDVAPRVAQSVAIKSHKDFIHAPPKTSDRVIVMLNTQNRVNGFVRWSVNNVSFNMPHTPYLIALKHNLLHTFEQTPPPDNYNHENYDISIVQPNVNATTSNSIYRLKFNTTVDIILQNANTMNPNNSETHPWHLHGHDFWVMGYGNGKFNQSIDPKNYNLVNPIMKNTIPVHPYGWTALRFRADNPGVWAFHCHIESHFFMGMGVVFEEGIEKVGKLPTSIMGCGDSKRFHRP; this comes from the exons ATGGTTGAGCATTTTCATCTAGGCCATTTGGTAAACTTTCTGGTACTATGCTTGTTAATTTTAACTGCTGTTTCAGTTGAAGCTCGAGTTCGACATCATAAATGGGAGGTTAAATATGAATACAAATCCCCAGATTGTTTCAAGAAGCTTTCCATTAGCATCAATGGTAAAACTCCAGGTCCTACTATTGTTGCTCAACAAGGTGACactattgttgttgaagtcaaaAATAGCTTGTTAACTGAAAATCTTGCTATCCATTGGCATGGTATTAGACAG attggaacaccatGGGCTGATGGAACAGAAGGAATCACACAATGTCCAGTTGTTCCAGGGGATACTTTTGTTTACAAATTTGTTGTTGATAGG CCTGGAACATATTTGTACCATGCTCATTATGGTATGCAAAGACAAGCAGGATTACAAGGAATGATCAAAGTATTAGTTCCAAATGGAGTTGTAGAGCCATTTCCATATGACTATGATAGAAACATTCTTCTCACTGATTGGTACCATAAGAGTACTTATGAACAAGCTACTGGTCTTGCTTCTTTACCTTTTGTTTGGGTTGGAGAACCTCAG TCACTCTTGATTCATGGAAGAGGAAGGTTCAATTGTTCTACTCCAGACACAGATGTTACTCTTTGCAATGCTACAAATCCTCAATGTTCACCTTATTCAATGATTGTTATTCCTGGCAAGACTTATAGGCTTAGAATTGGCAGCTTGACTGCTCTTTCTGCTCTAAGTTTTGAAATTGAG GGGCATAATATGACAGTTGTAGAGGCAGATGGTCACTATGTAGAGCCATTTGTGGTACAAAAACTCTTCATTTATTCTGGAGAAACATACTCAGTCATAATCAAAGCAGATCAAGATCCTTCAAGAAATTATTGGGCAAGTACCAAAATTGTTAGCAGGAATAGTTCCACTCCTAATGGTTTGGGCATTATTAATTACTACCCAAACCATCCTAGGAGAACCCCTCCTACTGTACCACCCCCGGGGCCCCATTGGAACGACGTTGCCCCGAGGGTGGCTCAGAGTGTTGCAATCAAATCCCACAAGGATTTCATTCACGCTCCTCCTAAAACATCGGACAGGGTCATCGTCATGCTTAATACCCAAAACAGGGTTAATGGTTTCGTGCGTTGGTCTGTCAATAATGTATCATTCAACATGCCCCATACGCCTTATTTGATCGCCCTTAAGCACAACTTATTGCATACTTTCGAGCAAACCCCTCCACCGGACAACTATAACCACGAGAATTACGACATTTCCATTGTCCAGCCGAATGTGAATGCCACAACTAGCAACTCAATTTACAGGTTGAAATTCAACACAACAGTGGACATCATTTTGCAAAATGCCAacacaatgaatcccaataacagTGAGACACATCCTTGGCATTTACATGGGCATGACTTTTGGGTCATGGGCTATGGTAATGGCAAATTTAACCAATCTATTGACCCAAAGAATTACAACCTTGTGAACCCAATTATGAAGAACACAATCCCAGTCCATCCTTATGGATGGACTGCACTGCGGTTTCGGGCCGATAATCCAGGAGTTTGGGCCTTTCATTGCCATATTGAGTCACATTTCTTCATGGGAATGGGAGTTGTTTTTGAAGAAGGGATTGAGAAGGTTGGAAAATTGCCTACTTCTATTATGGGGTGTGGTGACAGCAAAAGGTTCCACAGGCCATAA